One part of the Rutidosis leptorrhynchoides isolate AG116_Rl617_1_P2 chromosome 1, CSIRO_AGI_Rlap_v1, whole genome shotgun sequence genome encodes these proteins:
- the LOC139892471 gene encoding secreted RxLR effector protein 161-like translates to MKLMPNSGKEAFQLEYSQAIGSLMYAMTSTRPDIAYVVGKLSIFTINPSTQHRDAINILFKYLKPTMDYGITYSGFPSIIEGYSDASWITNIEDHSSTTDCKFLLEEANVHYKFEHEV, encoded by the coding sequence ATGAAGCTTATGCCCAATTCGGGTAAAGAAGCGTTccaacttgaatactctcaagcaaTTGGTAGTTTAATGTATGCTATGACTAGTACACGACCTGATATTGCTTATGTTGTTGGAAAGTTGAGTATCTTCACTATCAATCCTAGTACCCAACATCGGGATGCGATAAATATATTATTCAAGTACTTGAAGCCTACCATGGACTATGGTATAACTTATTCTGGATTTCCTTCGATCATTGAAGGTTACTCAGATGCAAGTTGGATTACAAACATCGAAGATCATTCTTCTACGACTGATTGTAAATTCTTACTTGAAGAAGCAAACGTGCATTACAAATTCGAACATGAAGTCTGA